In Tsuneonella dongtanensis, a single window of DNA contains:
- a CDS encoding acyl-CoA dehydrogenase family protein — MFDSLSLAAIPPEDEALRPHVRALAREAVASMSLEQRARSWMGFDPAFSRTLGAAGLLGLTLPREYGGGGRGPFARFVVVEELLAAGAPVAAHWIADRQSAPLILNYGTEDQRRDYLPRICRGEALFCIGMSEPGAGSDLAAVRTRAEKTDSGWVLNGQKLWTTGAHHVDYMIALVRTSGGPEDRHAGLSQLIVPLRSPGVTIRPITDLAGDEHFNEVFFDNVALSHEALVGAEGQGWSQVTAELAFERSGPERIYSSHVVLDAWIAHLRAARRTDDATAALVGGLVARLAALRAMSLACTGRLAAGESPVVEASIVKDLGTSFEQELPLAIADDLAAHHGEAVSPDLVAALRYLTLVAPSFSLRGGTREILRGIIARGMGLR, encoded by the coding sequence ATGTTCGACAGTCTGAGCCTCGCCGCAATCCCGCCGGAAGACGAAGCCCTTCGTCCGCATGTCCGTGCGCTTGCCCGCGAGGCAGTCGCCTCGATGAGCCTCGAACAGCGGGCGCGATCGTGGATGGGCTTCGACCCTGCGTTCAGTCGCACGCTAGGTGCGGCGGGACTGCTCGGGCTCACGCTCCCCCGTGAATACGGCGGCGGAGGGCGGGGACCCTTTGCCAGGTTCGTGGTCGTTGAGGAGTTGCTTGCTGCGGGAGCGCCGGTGGCGGCCCACTGGATCGCCGATCGCCAGAGCGCGCCCCTGATCCTCAATTACGGGACCGAGGACCAGCGGCGCGACTACTTGCCGCGGATCTGCCGGGGCGAAGCATTGTTCTGCATCGGCATGAGCGAGCCCGGCGCCGGGTCCGATCTCGCCGCTGTCCGGACGCGGGCGGAGAAGACCGATAGCGGGTGGGTGCTCAACGGCCAGAAGCTCTGGACGACGGGAGCGCACCACGTCGATTACATGATCGCGCTGGTGAGGACTTCGGGAGGACCGGAAGACCGTCACGCCGGACTCTCACAGCTCATCGTGCCGCTCAGGTCCCCCGGCGTCACGATCCGCCCGATCACGGACCTGGCTGGCGACGAACATTTCAACGAGGTGTTCTTCGACAACGTCGCGTTGTCTCATGAGGCTCTCGTCGGGGCCGAAGGACAGGGCTGGAGCCAGGTGACCGCCGAACTCGCGTTCGAACGCAGCGGACCCGAGCGGATCTACTCGAGCCATGTGGTGCTCGATGCGTGGATCGCTCACTTGCGGGCAGCACGGCGGACAGATGATGCGACCGCAGCCCTCGTGGGTGGTCTCGTTGCGCGATTGGCGGCCCTGCGGGCCATGTCTCTGGCGTGCACCGGACGGTTGGCGGCAGGCGAGAGCCCGGTGGTCGAGGCATCGATCGTCAAGGACCTTGGAACGTCGTTCGAGCAGGAGCTTCCTCTGGCGATCGCCGACGATCTTGCAGCGCACCACGGCGAAGCGGTCTCTCCCGACCTGGTCGCCGCCTTGCGCTACCTCACCCTCGTGGCGCCCAGCTTCTCGCTGCGCGGGGGTACGCGCGAAATCCTGCGCGGGATTATCGCGCGAGGAATGGGCCTGCGATGA
- the mreD gene encoding rod shape-determining protein MreD, whose protein sequence is MIGELSSRARRDRYGSKINRTHSPIRAYVVPWASIMIGSLLPVFFLASAVPLVPPLGFLMLVSWRLVRPGLLPVWAGFPLGLFDDMFSGQPFGSAIMLWSATMIAIEILETRFPWRGFFQDWAVSGLLACGYLVVAALFSGGQIGAMMLAVLVPQAVFTLALIPVLARFVAGLDRFRLARVRGVD, encoded by the coding sequence ATGATCGGCGAACTCTCCAGCCGCGCACGGCGCGACCGATACGGATCCAAGATCAACCGCACGCATTCGCCGATCCGGGCCTATGTCGTGCCGTGGGCTTCGATCATGATCGGATCGCTGCTGCCGGTTTTCTTCCTTGCGAGCGCCGTACCGCTCGTGCCGCCGCTCGGCTTCCTCATGCTTGTATCGTGGCGGCTGGTCAGGCCCGGCCTGCTGCCCGTCTGGGCCGGGTTCCCGCTGGGCCTGTTCGACGACATGTTCAGCGGACAGCCATTCGGCAGTGCGATCATGCTGTGGTCGGCCACCATGATCGCAATCGAAATTCTCGAGACCCGGTTCCCCTGGCGGGGCTTTTTCCAGGACTGGGCGGTTTCCGGCCTGCTGGCGTGTGGTTACCTCGTCGTCGCCGCCCTGTTCTCTGGCGGCCAGATCGGGGCGATGATGCTGGCCGTGCTCGTACCGCAGGCGGTCTTTACCCTCGCGCTCATACCCGTCCTCGCCCGCTTCGTCGCCGGACTCGACCGCTTCCGGCTGGCGCGTGTGCGAGGGGTCGACTGA
- a CDS encoding acyl-CoA dehydrogenase family protein, whose amino-acid sequence MSEVLAPFEAMLDRLFPLQRVRAIDGGADWAAELSEVEASGFLDALVPGGLSLADVVPLWRAIGQRGAPLGIAQTMIDRSGRESGPARALLLAAAISGAADRVLAMSVDHAAQRVQFGKPIGRQQAIQQQLAVMAEYVVAVRLAVDLAAQGDWPSGEQAALAKTVAATYAPLIANTAHAVHGAIGISAEYDLQLFTRRLHAWRTDGGGETFWAQKLGRAALASQDDALDWIRSALF is encoded by the coding sequence ATGAGCGAGGTCCTGGCACCCTTCGAGGCGATGCTCGACCGGCTGTTCCCGCTCCAGCGGGTCCGCGCGATCGATGGAGGGGCAGACTGGGCCGCAGAGCTGTCGGAGGTCGAGGCGTCGGGCTTTCTCGATGCGCTTGTGCCCGGCGGACTGTCGCTGGCGGACGTGGTGCCGCTCTGGCGCGCGATCGGGCAGCGCGGCGCCCCGCTGGGCATTGCCCAAACGATGATCGATCGGTCAGGGCGGGAGAGCGGGCCGGCGCGTGCGCTGCTTCTTGCCGCTGCCATCTCGGGGGCGGCCGACCGGGTGCTTGCGATGAGCGTCGATCACGCGGCCCAGCGGGTCCAGTTCGGCAAGCCGATCGGGCGCCAGCAGGCCATTCAGCAGCAACTCGCTGTCATGGCCGAATATGTCGTTGCCGTGCGACTGGCGGTCGACCTTGCCGCGCAGGGCGATTGGCCTTCGGGCGAACAGGCCGCTCTCGCCAAGACGGTTGCGGCCACGTATGCGCCCCTGATCGCCAACACGGCCCATGCCGTTCACGGAGCGATCGGCATCAGCGCCGAATACGACCTTCAGCTATTCACCCGGCGGCTGCATGCATGGCGGACGGACGGCGGCGGTGAGACGTTTTGGGCGCAGAAGCTGGGGCGCGCCGCGCTCGCCTCGCAAGACGATGCGCTCGACTGGATCCGCTCCGCGCTGTTCTGA
- the lpdA gene encoding dihydrolipoyl dehydrogenase, with amino-acid sequence MADTQYDVIVLGSGPGGYVAAIRCAQLGLKTAIVERELLGGICLNWGCIPTKALLRSAEILHYAQHAKDYGLKIAGTIEADLEAVVKRSRGVAKQLNQGVTHLMKKNKIAVHMGEGTLTGPTSLTVKGEKGEEKLTAKHIIVATGARARDLPFAKADGKRVWTYRTAMTPPEMPKKLLVIGSGAIGIEFASFYNDMGCEVTVVEMLDRIVPVEDKDVSAFLEKSLTKQGMTIMTGAGVEDIKVSATGVKAKIKDKAGKVAESDFTHCIVAVGIVPNTEDVGLEKLADLDRGFIQIDPYGRTKSKGLWAIGDCTPGPWLAHKASHEGVTAAEAIAKELGNKDVHPHPLDRNNIPGCTYCHPQIASVGMTEAKAKEAGYEVKAGTFPFIGNGKAIALGEAEGFVKTVFDAKTGELLGAHMVGAEVTEMIQGYVIGKTLETTEAELMNTVFPHPTISESMHESVLAAYGRALHI; translated from the coding sequence ATGGCTGACACCCAATACGACGTCATCGTGCTCGGCAGCGGCCCCGGCGGCTATGTCGCGGCGATCCGCTGCGCGCAGCTCGGCCTCAAGACCGCGATCGTGGAGCGTGAGCTGCTCGGCGGGATCTGCCTCAACTGGGGCTGCATCCCGACCAAGGCGCTGCTGCGCTCTGCCGAGATCCTGCACTATGCCCAGCACGCCAAGGACTACGGCCTGAAGATCGCCGGCACGATCGAGGCGGACCTCGAGGCGGTGGTCAAGCGCAGCCGCGGCGTCGCCAAGCAGCTCAACCAGGGCGTTACGCACCTGATGAAGAAGAACAAGATCGCGGTGCATATGGGCGAGGGCACGCTGACCGGCCCGACTTCGTTGACCGTGAAGGGCGAGAAGGGTGAGGAGAAGCTCACCGCCAAGCATATCATCGTCGCCACCGGCGCCCGCGCGCGCGACCTGCCGTTTGCCAAGGCCGACGGGAAGCGGGTGTGGACCTATCGCACCGCGATGACCCCGCCCGAAATGCCGAAGAAGCTGCTGGTGATCGGCAGCGGCGCGATCGGTATCGAATTCGCCAGCTTCTACAACGACATGGGCTGCGAGGTGACGGTCGTGGAAATGCTCGACCGGATCGTGCCGGTCGAGGACAAGGACGTCTCCGCCTTCCTCGAAAAGAGCCTGACCAAGCAGGGCATGACGATCATGACCGGCGCGGGCGTGGAGGATATCAAGGTCTCCGCCACCGGTGTGAAGGCGAAGATCAAGGACAAGGCGGGCAAGGTCGCGGAGAGCGACTTCACCCACTGCATCGTCGCGGTGGGCATCGTCCCGAACACCGAGGACGTGGGGCTGGAAAAGCTCGCCGACCTAGACCGCGGGTTCATCCAGATCGATCCCTACGGCCGCACGAAGTCGAAGGGCCTCTGGGCGATCGGCGACTGCACCCCCGGCCCGTGGCTGGCGCACAAGGCGAGCCACGAGGGCGTCACCGCGGCAGAAGCGATCGCCAAGGAATTGGGCAATAAGGACGTCCACCCGCACCCGCTCGACCGCAACAACATCCCGGGGTGCACCTATTGCCACCCGCAGATCGCCAGCGTCGGCATGACCGAGGCGAAGGCCAAAGAGGCGGGCTACGAGGTCAAGGCCGGCACCTTCCCCTTTATCGGCAACGGCAAGGCCATCGCGCTGGGCGAGGCCGAAGGCTTCGTGAAGACCGTGTTCGACGCGAAGACGGGCGAACTGCTTGGCGCACACATGGTCGGCGCGGAGGTCACCGAGATGATCCAGGGCTACGTCATCGGCAAGACGCTCGAGACGACCGAGGCCGAGCTGATGAACACTGTGTTCCCGCATCCCACCATCTCTGAATCGATGCACGAAAGCGTGCTCGCCGCCTACGGACGGGCGCTGCACATTTGA
- the mrdA gene encoding penicillin-binding protein 2 encodes MALRRRRARRAKAIVSPATLGAAFERRSFVIGTFQAGIGVLLAARMSYLSIFENEKYRLEAESNRVNLSLIPPRRGWILDRNGAPLASNKADFRVDIIPDRMPDPKGQIATLAPILGLTPERIRDLHDKIDGAHGFQPIEVASGLNYEQFAAISVRLPDLPGVVPQRGFSRFYPTGPAVGHLIGFVGPANAEEYEKDRNPILITPGYKIGKDGVEKQFEQRLRGVPGARRVEVTASGRMVRDLATREDVQGKPVQLTIDGPLQDYAARRIGLESGSVVVMDCATGDLLCMASMPSFDPNSFSDGIGRVEYSMLSQDERVPLRNKVLKGLYPPGSTVKPMVAMAFLEAGLDPSASVGCAGGLRVGNRVFHCWNRRGHGTVDMAKAIYQSCDVYFYHFAQKLGMDVISPMAKRCGMGQEFPLPVISQFYGTVPDPAWKLKKYGQEWQPFDTVNATIGQGYMLANPLQLAVMAGRLATGRKLLPRMVLDPKQPQPPSMNFHGNHVEVIQQAMSDVVNGPGTAGRAKLPIDNVLMAGKTGTAQVVGLNISSGKGGIWKYRDHGLFIFFAPFDKPRYAGAVVIEHGGGSGAAYPIARDVMTFMFDPQKGMEALYALEKEWGGTAQQRLERRYATFAAAAGENIGRAPRRVEDVFARVDAESRAAQTRPQPLETEAFTPPPEPVGPQPAATTAPQPEPSPSIGPEAPEPR; translated from the coding sequence ATGGCGCTGCGCCGCCGCCGCGCCCGTCGCGCCAAAGCCATCGTGAGCCCGGCCACGCTGGGCGCCGCATTCGAGCGACGCTCGTTCGTCATCGGCACATTCCAAGCCGGTATCGGTGTGCTGCTGGCGGCGAGGATGAGCTACCTGTCCATCTTCGAGAACGAGAAATACCGGCTCGAGGCAGAGAGCAACCGCGTCAACCTTTCCTTGATCCCGCCGCGGCGCGGCTGGATACTCGATCGCAACGGCGCGCCGCTCGCGTCCAACAAGGCCGACTTCCGCGTCGACATCATCCCCGACCGGATGCCCGATCCCAAGGGCCAGATTGCCACGCTCGCGCCGATCCTGGGCCTGACGCCCGAGCGCATCCGCGATCTCCACGACAAGATCGACGGGGCGCACGGTTTCCAGCCGATCGAGGTTGCCAGCGGCCTCAACTATGAGCAGTTCGCTGCGATCAGCGTCCGCCTGCCGGACCTGCCCGGGGTGGTCCCGCAACGGGGCTTCTCGCGCTTCTATCCGACCGGACCGGCAGTAGGTCACCTGATTGGCTTCGTTGGCCCCGCGAACGCCGAGGAGTACGAGAAGGACCGCAATCCGATCCTGATCACGCCGGGCTACAAGATCGGCAAGGACGGCGTCGAAAAGCAGTTCGAGCAGCGGCTGCGCGGCGTGCCCGGCGCGCGGCGCGTCGAAGTGACCGCGTCGGGCCGGATGGTCCGCGACCTTGCCACGCGCGAGGACGTCCAGGGCAAGCCGGTGCAGCTTACGATCGACGGGCCGCTCCAGGATTATGCGGCGCGGCGCATCGGGCTCGAATCGGGCTCGGTCGTGGTCATGGATTGCGCGACCGGCGACCTGCTCTGCATGGCCTCGATGCCCAGCTTCGATCCCAACAGCTTTTCCGACGGGATCGGCCGGGTCGAATATTCGATGCTCAGCCAGGACGAGCGGGTGCCGTTGCGCAACAAGGTGCTGAAAGGCCTGTATCCGCCCGGCTCCACGGTAAAGCCCATGGTCGCCATGGCCTTCCTCGAAGCAGGGTTGGACCCTTCCGCATCGGTGGGATGCGCAGGCGGGCTTCGCGTGGGCAACCGCGTGTTCCACTGCTGGAACCGCCGCGGCCACGGTACGGTCGACATGGCCAAGGCGATCTACCAGTCATGCGACGTCTATTTCTATCACTTCGCGCAGAAGCTCGGGATGGACGTAATTTCCCCGATGGCGAAGCGCTGCGGCATGGGCCAGGAATTCCCCCTGCCGGTCATCAGCCAGTTCTACGGAACGGTCCCCGATCCCGCGTGGAAGCTCAAGAAGTACGGGCAGGAGTGGCAGCCATTCGATACGGTGAACGCGACGATCGGCCAGGGTTACATGCTCGCCAATCCGCTACAGCTGGCGGTCATGGCGGGACGTTTGGCCACGGGGCGCAAGCTGCTTCCGCGGATGGTGCTCGACCCGAAGCAGCCGCAACCGCCGTCGATGAATTTCCACGGCAATCACGTCGAAGTCATCCAGCAGGCGATGAGCGATGTGGTCAACGGCCCCGGTACCGCCGGTCGTGCCAAGCTGCCCATCGACAATGTCCTGATGGCCGGCAAGACAGGGACCGCACAGGTGGTCGGCCTCAACATCTCTTCCGGCAAGGGCGGCATCTGGAAGTATCGCGACCACGGGTTGTTCATATTCTTCGCACCGTTCGACAAGCCGCGTTACGCAGGTGCGGTGGTGATCGAGCATGGCGGGGGGTCGGGCGCTGCCTATCCCATCGCGCGCGACGTGATGACCTTCATGTTCGATCCCCAGAAGGGGATGGAGGCCCTCTACGCGCTGGAAAAGGAGTGGGGCGGCACCGCGCAGCAGCGGCTCGAAAGGCGCTATGCCACGTTCGCCGCAGCAGCGGGCGAGAATATCGGGCGGGCTCCGCGCCGGGTGGAAGACGTGTTCGCGCGCGTCGATGCAGAATCGCGCGCCGCGCAGACCCGGCCCCAGCCCCTCGAAACCGAAGCTTTCACGCCCCCGCCGGAGCCGGTCGGCCCGCAACCCGCGGCGACCACCGCGCCGCAGCCTGAACCATCGCCGTCGATCGGGCCCGAAGCCCCGGAGCCGCGATGA
- the mreC gene encoding rod shape-determining protein MreC, translated as MAPPSSRRSGHSRRAQYGQFTGYVLAAIGAALGAVLLGVSLWRPTSFNGLRTSASDAVAPVGEANAAVRTGGQSWIDAIGGYFAAGSQNAELRKEVELARIRLKEADAVRTENARLKALLGFRESEIKPVAVARLVGSTAASTRRFAYLGAGREQGVGVGMPVRSPRGVVGRVLEVGDDSARVLLLADTESVIPVRRSKDEVVAFAEGRGDGKLRIRLINLGINPLKKGDVFVTSGAGGYYRPGIAVAIVQQVTADGGVAAVIADPAATDFVSVEPIWQPRAVEAARTPVSEAVGEQAGAE; from the coding sequence ATGGCGCCGCCTTCTTCACGGCGCTCCGGGCATTCGCGCAGGGCGCAATACGGACAGTTCACGGGCTATGTGCTCGCCGCGATCGGCGCTGCGCTGGGCGCGGTGCTGCTCGGCGTATCGCTGTGGCGTCCCACTTCGTTCAACGGTCTGCGCACCTCGGCTTCGGACGCGGTCGCGCCGGTCGGCGAAGCGAATGCCGCCGTGCGGACGGGCGGTCAAAGCTGGATCGATGCGATCGGCGGCTACTTCGCGGCCGGCAGCCAGAACGCCGAGCTGCGCAAGGAAGTCGAACTCGCCCGCATTCGGCTGAAGGAAGCCGACGCGGTTCGCACCGAAAATGCGCGACTCAAGGCACTGCTGGGTTTCCGCGAATCGGAAATCAAGCCGGTCGCGGTGGCGCGGCTCGTCGGTTCGACCGCAGCCAGCACCAGGCGCTTCGCCTATCTCGGCGCGGGACGCGAACAGGGCGTGGGTGTCGGCATGCCGGTGCGCAGCCCTCGCGGCGTGGTCGGCCGCGTCCTGGAAGTGGGTGACGACAGCGCGCGCGTCCTTCTCCTGGCCGACACCGAAAGCGTCATCCCGGTTCGCCGCTCGAAGGACGAGGTCGTGGCATTCGCCGAGGGGCGCGGTGACGGCAAGCTGCGCATTCGCCTCATCAACCTCGGCATCAACCCGCTCAAGAAGGGCGACGTGTTCGTGACCAGCGGCGCGGGCGGCTATTACCGTCCCGGCATTGCCGTCGCGATCGTGCAGCAGGTGACGGCCGACGGCGGCGTCGCGGCGGTCATCGCCGATCCCGCGGCGACGGACTTCGTTTCCGTCGAGCCGATCTGGCAGCCGCGCGCCGTCGAAGCGGCGCGGACCCCGGTAAGCGAGGCTGTCGGCGAACAGGCTGGCGCCGAATGA
- a CDS encoding crotonase/enoyl-CoA hydratase family protein → MSNFLKIEREGAVLTVTMDRPEDRNAITDPDQSAEFVALADNLARDRSVRAMVLTGAGKSFCAGGNVKSMRDKTGLFAGSPFDQRTHYRTTVQTIGKALWELEVPVVAAINGHAIGLGLDITLMCDVRVMAEDALVAESYVKLGIIPGGGGAWLLPRVVGLSNASRMTLTGETIDAATALRYGLASEVVPTAQVLPRAQELAHAIAANPGHATRMAKRMMREGMDQKLPTHLEMAAAYQALSHHTEDHVEAIDAFLAKRQPEFRDR, encoded by the coding sequence ATGAGCAATTTCCTCAAGATCGAGCGCGAAGGCGCGGTGCTGACCGTCACGATGGATCGGCCGGAAGACCGCAACGCCATCACCGACCCGGACCAGAGCGCGGAATTCGTAGCTTTGGCGGACAACCTCGCGCGCGACCGATCGGTCCGTGCGATGGTGCTGACCGGTGCAGGCAAGTCGTTCTGTGCCGGCGGCAACGTCAAGTCGATGCGCGACAAGACCGGGCTGTTCGCCGGCTCCCCGTTCGACCAGAGGACCCACTACCGCACCACCGTGCAGACGATCGGCAAGGCGTTGTGGGAGCTCGAGGTGCCGGTCGTCGCGGCGATCAACGGGCATGCGATCGGCTTGGGCCTCGACATCACCCTGATGTGCGACGTGCGGGTGATGGCGGAGGACGCCCTGGTCGCCGAGAGCTACGTGAAACTCGGCATCATTCCCGGAGGCGGCGGAGCGTGGCTTCTGCCGCGCGTGGTCGGGTTGTCGAATGCCAGCCGGATGACGTTGACGGGGGAAACGATCGATGCGGCGACAGCGCTGCGATACGGCCTCGCTAGCGAGGTGGTGCCGACAGCGCAGGTCTTGCCGCGTGCGCAGGAGCTTGCTCATGCAATCGCAGCCAATCCGGGGCACGCGACCCGCATGGCAAAACGCATGATGCGCGAGGGGATGGACCAGAAGTTGCCGACCCATCTGGAAATGGCGGCAGCCTATCAGGCGCTGTCGCACCATACCGAAGACCATGTGGAGGCGATCGATGCCTTCCTCGCCAAGCGCCAGCCGGAGTTTCGCGACCGGTGA
- a CDS encoding CaiB/BaiF CoA transferase family protein, which produces MSGALDGIRVLDLSRVLAGPWSTQVLGDLGAEVIKVEQPGAGDDTRAWGPPFLPDSQDSAYFSCANRNKRSIAIDIASQEGADLIRRLAAVSDVLVENFRVGGLAKYGLDYDDLRAIKPDLVWCSITGFGQTGPEKDRGGYDFLIQGMSGLMSVTGAADGPPTKVGVPISDLTTGLYAAISILAALRHRDRTGEGQRIDLALLDAQVALMSNQAANWLNGGSEPRRLGNQHPNIVPYQVFACADGDILIATANDRQFGKLCRVLGLDALAGDERFAAMKDRGANRDALLAELEPVIGGWQSEALVTALNDAGVPSGRVNTVPEALAHPQVAARGLVGSLERADGSEVGFVGFPALLSRTPATYRAAPPRAGENGDDVLHDVLGITESEVASLREAGVVA; this is translated from the coding sequence GTGAGCGGCGCCCTCGACGGTATCCGTGTCCTCGATCTTTCGCGCGTCCTCGCCGGGCCGTGGAGCACCCAGGTGCTTGGCGACCTTGGGGCTGAGGTGATCAAGGTCGAGCAACCGGGCGCGGGGGACGATACCCGCGCGTGGGGCCCGCCTTTCCTGCCTGATTCGCAGGACTCGGCGTATTTCTCGTGCGCCAACCGCAACAAGCGTTCGATCGCGATCGACATCGCATCGCAGGAGGGCGCGGACCTCATTCGCCGTCTCGCCGCGGTGTCCGACGTGTTGGTCGAGAATTTCCGGGTTGGCGGGCTGGCGAAGTACGGCCTCGACTACGACGACCTGCGCGCAATCAAGCCAGACCTCGTGTGGTGTTCGATCACCGGGTTCGGGCAGACCGGCCCCGAGAAGGACCGCGGTGGATACGATTTCCTGATCCAGGGCATGAGCGGGTTGATGAGCGTGACCGGCGCGGCGGACGGGCCACCGACGAAGGTGGGGGTGCCGATCAGCGACCTCACCACCGGGCTCTACGCCGCGATCTCGATCCTCGCGGCGCTGCGTCATCGGGACCGCACCGGAGAAGGCCAGCGGATCGACCTCGCATTGCTCGATGCGCAGGTCGCGCTGATGAGCAACCAGGCGGCCAACTGGCTCAACGGGGGGTCCGAGCCGCGACGGCTGGGCAACCAGCATCCCAACATCGTTCCGTACCAGGTCTTTGCCTGCGCCGATGGCGACATCCTGATCGCCACCGCGAACGATCGCCAGTTCGGGAAGCTGTGCCGCGTGCTTGGGCTCGACGCATTGGCCGGAGACGAGCGGTTCGCGGCCATGAAAGACCGGGGTGCGAACCGCGACGCCCTCCTCGCGGAGCTTGAGCCGGTCATCGGCGGCTGGCAGTCGGAGGCGCTTGTGACCGCGTTGAACGATGCAGGCGTACCGAGCGGCCGCGTGAACACGGTGCCCGAAGCTTTGGCCCATCCACAGGTCGCCGCACGGGGTCTTGTCGGATCGCTCGAGCGGGCGGACGGCAGCGAGGTCGGGTTCGTCGGCTTCCCGGCACTTCTGTCAAGAACCCCTGCAACGTACCGCGCCGCCCCCCCTCGTGCGGGAGAGAACGGCGATGACGTGCTGCACGATGTGCTCGGAATCACCGAAAGCGAGGTGGCCAGCCTCCGCGAGGCGGGCGTGGTTGCCTAG
- the rodA gene encoding rod shape-determining protein RodA, giving the protein MNSVIPAPIARQPWAMLAPLILLTLFGAAVLFSAAGGKVQPFALSHLIRFAVFLTMASVMTLFSRDFVRMLAYPAFGIILVMLIGVEAIGFVGGGSQRWLDLGIIVLQPSELMKPAVVLALARFYGDLPSGMVPTWRSVVPAGVMIAFPMILVLAQPDLGTALAIGFGGAIVMFLAGLPLKWFVGAGVAGAALAPVAFFFGLKPYQQKRVFTFLDPESDPLGDGYHITQSKIAIGSGGLSGKGFNEGSQSHLNYLPEPHTDFVFATMAEEWGLIGGLFVLACFFLILRWGWSVALASQDRFARLLAGGMVATIFFYVCINLMMVMGLAPVVGIPLPFMSHGGSSMMTNMICLGTLMMVHRWNRKAGRRGLG; this is encoded by the coding sequence ATGAACTCGGTCATCCCTGCACCGATCGCCAGGCAGCCCTGGGCCATGCTGGCCCCGCTGATCCTGCTCACCCTTTTCGGTGCGGCGGTGCTGTTTTCTGCGGCAGGCGGCAAGGTCCAGCCCTTTGCGCTGTCTCACCTGATCCGCTTCGCCGTGTTCCTCACGATGGCCAGCGTGATGACCCTGTTCAGCCGGGATTTCGTCCGAATGCTTGCCTATCCGGCTTTCGGGATCATCCTCGTCATGTTGATCGGGGTGGAAGCGATCGGGTTCGTCGGCGGCGGCAGCCAGCGATGGCTCGACCTCGGGATCATCGTTCTTCAGCCATCCGAGCTGATGAAGCCCGCGGTCGTCCTCGCGCTGGCGCGCTTCTATGGCGACTTGCCCTCGGGCATGGTGCCGACGTGGCGCTCGGTCGTGCCCGCAGGGGTGATGATCGCCTTTCCGATGATCCTCGTTCTCGCGCAGCCGGATCTCGGCACCGCGCTCGCGATCGGGTTCGGTGGGGCGATCGTCATGTTCCTCGCCGGTTTGCCGCTCAAGTGGTTCGTAGGCGCGGGCGTGGCGGGGGCTGCCCTTGCACCCGTGGCCTTTTTCTTCGGCCTGAAGCCGTATCAGCAGAAGCGGGTGTTCACGTTCCTCGATCCCGAAAGCGATCCGCTTGGTGACGGTTACCACATCACCCAGTCCAAGATCGCGATCGGCTCGGGCGGGTTGTCCGGCAAAGGATTCAACGAGGGGTCGCAGAGCCACCTCAACTATCTTCCCGAACCGCATACTGACTTCGTCTTCGCGACGATGGCCGAGGAGTGGGGCCTGATCGGCGGGCTGTTCGTGCTCGCCTGCTTTTTCCTCATCCTGCGATGGGGCTGGAGCGTGGCATTGGCTTCGCAGGATCGCTTCGCGCGCCTCCTTGCCGGCGGCATGGTGGCGACCATCTTCTTCTACGTTTGCATCAACCTGATGATGGTCATGGGCCTCGCTCCGGTGGTCGGCATCCCCCTGCCGTTCATGAGCCACGGCGGCAGCTCCATGATGACCAACATGATCTGCCTGGGCACGCTGATGATGGTGCACCGCTGGAACCGCAAGGCCGGACGGAGAGGCCTCGGCTAA